In Bacillus sp. Marseille-Q1617, a genomic segment contains:
- a CDS encoding VOC family protein, which produces MSIFQGVMQTNMMVSDIEAAKNWYRDVLQAEIEKDYGTTVVLTFGSDSPSGTLCLIQDKEAAGENHSTYPVLQISPEFKDTLYEKLLEKDVEVEGDPAHRSHFKFYDPDGNRLEAYNPGIYEES; this is translated from the coding sequence ATGAGTATTTTCCAAGGAGTCATGCAGACCAACATGATGGTGAGCGATATTGAAGCAGCAAAGAATTGGTACAGGGATGTACTGCAGGCAGAAATAGAAAAGGATTACGGTACGACGGTAGTCCTAACATTTGGCAGTGATTCGCCCTCAGGGACCCTTTGTTTAATTCAAGACAAAGAAGCAGCGGGGGAAAACCATTCTACTTATCCGGTGCTGCAAATATCCCCCGAATTCAAGGATACCCTTTATGAAAAGCTGCTTGAAAAAGATGTCGAGGTAGAAGGGGATCCGGCTCACCGCAGCCATTTTAAGTTTTATGATCCAGATGGTAACAGGCTGGAGGCATACAATCCTGGGATATATGAAGAAAGCTAG